From one Paenibacillus sp. FSL K6-1330 genomic stretch:
- a CDS encoding DUF5696 domain-containing protein → MRMSMLWRRFVIITAGVSALALVAAVVLSSLSAPDDPAAVIAEAETRLEASRTAAAASAPALPWIQDRGAVPDGMEKAAENGRLTLFMDRQTTSFAVRHKESGRLWYSNPTSRESDPIASGVHKDRLSSLFFLSYLLDTGQEQEYDSYADSVALGQFETEPIENGVKVTYTVGQVVRGIESIPRVMTGSRFEERIISRLSDERAVSEMKKRFKYEADRDVYTRRELPSLAVSAVLDILDQVGYGEEDLAYDDEENGLEPEAGSGRPRFSIPVEYRLDGEQFVVRIDAGAIEKTGTMPLHTITLLEFFGAADSLQSGYMFVPDGSGALIRLNNGRTVEPPYLAPVYGEDGAIARDEKLAEHETVRLPVFGLKAGDAAWLGIIEQGDAIASIKADIAGRLNGYNYIAPSFTLASRDKVIIAGNSATSTNPVHQKTPYGGDIVVRYGFLAGDKADYSGMAALYRDYLAEHNRLRRLEPAADTPFVLELVGGMETRKSMLGVPYDAVTPLTTLDQALEVLADLRKEQVTAVKLRYMGWFNGGTQHRYPSRVVVCEEIGGRATFTEFAQKLHGQGVRFYPDAAFLNVYTDGHGFRAGRDAIKYMSQKIASVYRVDRPSFILDGESFSHYPLSPVRLPAVVRSFTKAVKPLGIGGLSLRDLGDTLYSDFDQKKPADRQQSAAIVESQLIELSADFPDLMASGGNAYLLPYAQTIVNAPAASSGFNLEDESVPFYQMVLHGYADLAGLPFNQADDQSARKNILKAIETGSNVYYRWVYSMPSELKSPAARELYAAGYADWVEEAAAAYKEVNEALKPVRHLRISRHEKLSEGVYRTTYEDGTAITVNYNDKPVSPGGYAVGALSYRIGGK, encoded by the coding sequence ATGCGAATGAGCATGCTTTGGCGACGGTTCGTTATCATCACGGCCGGGGTTTCGGCGCTTGCGCTTGTGGCCGCCGTTGTCTTGTCTTCGCTGTCCGCGCCGGACGACCCGGCTGCCGTAATTGCTGAAGCGGAAACCCGGCTCGAGGCGAGCCGAACGGCGGCAGCCGCTTCGGCGCCCGCGCTCCCCTGGATTCAGGATCGGGGCGCCGTTCCGGATGGGATGGAGAAGGCGGCCGAAAACGGCCGGCTGACGCTGTTCATGGACCGGCAGACGACGTCGTTTGCCGTCAGGCACAAGGAAAGCGGCCGATTGTGGTACTCCAACCCCACGAGCCGCGAATCGGACCCAATCGCGTCAGGAGTGCATAAAGATCGGCTGTCATCCCTGTTTTTCCTGTCCTACTTGCTGGATACGGGCCAGGAGCAGGAGTACGACAGCTATGCGGACAGTGTCGCGCTTGGACAGTTCGAAACGGAGCCGATCGAGAACGGGGTGAAGGTGACGTATACGGTCGGTCAGGTCGTCCGCGGGATTGAGTCTATACCGCGAGTGATGACCGGGAGTCGTTTCGAGGAGCGGATTATCAGCCGATTGTCGGACGAACGGGCCGTAAGCGAGATGAAAAAGCGGTTCAAATATGAAGCAGACCGCGATGTGTATACGCGGCGGGAGTTGCCCAGTTTGGCGGTGTCTGCCGTGCTCGACATTTTAGATCAGGTCGGATACGGGGAGGAGGATCTGGCTTACGACGATGAAGAGAATGGTCTGGAGCCGGAAGCGGGCTCCGGACGGCCGCGATTTTCGATTCCGGTCGAATACAGGCTCGACGGGGAGCAGTTTGTCGTGCGCATTGATGCAGGAGCGATTGAGAAAACGGGGACAATGCCGCTGCATACCATAACGCTGCTGGAGTTTTTCGGGGCGGCCGATTCATTGCAGTCCGGTTACATGTTCGTCCCCGACGGGTCAGGAGCGCTGATACGGCTGAACAACGGGCGGACCGTCGAACCGCCGTACCTCGCTCCGGTGTACGGAGAGGACGGAGCGATCGCCAGGGATGAGAAGCTGGCGGAGCATGAGACGGTCCGACTGCCTGTATTTGGGCTGAAGGCGGGTGACGCGGCTTGGCTTGGCATCATTGAGCAGGGTGACGCGATTGCATCCATCAAGGCTGACATCGCCGGCAGGCTGAACGGCTATAACTATATTGCTCCATCATTCACGCTAGCGAGCAGGGATAAGGTGATCATCGCCGGAAACTCGGCGACAAGCACGAATCCGGTTCACCAGAAAACGCCGTACGGAGGGGACATCGTTGTTCGTTACGGATTTCTGGCGGGTGACAAGGCAGACTACTCCGGGATGGCAGCTTTGTATCGCGACTATCTGGCCGAACATAACCGGCTGCGGAGGCTGGAACCTGCGGCGGACACTCCGTTCGTGCTCGAGCTCGTCGGCGGGATGGAAACGCGCAAATCGATGCTGGGCGTGCCGTATGATGCGGTCACGCCGCTGACGACGCTCGATCAGGCGCTGGAGGTGCTTGCCGACTTGCGCAAAGAACAGGTAACAGCCGTCAAGCTGCGTTATATGGGCTGGTTTAACGGCGGGACTCAACATCGTTACCCGTCGCGGGTGGTGGTTTGTGAAGAGATTGGCGGACGGGCGACATTTACCGAGTTCGCGCAGAAGCTGCACGGACAGGGCGTCAGGTTCTATCCGGACGCGGCCTTCCTGAACGTTTATACGGACGGTCACGGATTCCGCGCTGGACGCGATGCGATCAAATACATGTCGCAGAAGATTGCGAGCGTGTACCGTGTCGACAGGCCAAGCTTCATCCTCGATGGGGAGTCCTTCTCCCACTACCCGCTGTCTCCTGTCCGGCTTCCTGCGGTTGTCCGCAGCTTCACCAAGGCAGTGAAGCCGCTCGGCATCGGCGGACTGTCGCTGCGGGATTTGGGCGACACGCTCTATTCCGACTTCGACCAGAAGAAGCCGGCAGACCGGCAGCAGAGCGCAGCGATCGTCGAATCTCAGCTGATTGAGCTGTCCGCGGACTTTCCGGATCTGATGGCGAGCGGCGGCAACGCTTATTTGCTGCCGTATGCGCAGACGATCGTGAATGCGCCTGCAGCTTCGAGCGGATTTAACCTGGAGGACGAATCGGTCCCTTTTTATCAGATGGTTCTTCACGGTTACGCGGATTTGGCCGGCCTGCCGTTCAACCAGGCGGACGACCAGTCTGCCCGAAAAAATATTTTGAAGGCGATTGAGACGGGTTCAAACGTTTACTATCGCTGGGTGTACAGCATGCCGTCCGAGCTGAAGTCTCCCGCAGCCCGCGAACTGTATGCGGCCGGCTATGCGGACTGGGTCGAGGAAGCAGCCGCAGCCTACAAGGAAGTGAACGAGGCATTGAAGCCGGTCCGGCACCTGCGAATCTCCCGGCACGAGAAGCTGTCTGAAGGAGTCTACCGGACCACGTATGAGGACGGCACGGCAATTACGGTCAATTACAACGACAAACCGGTTTCACCGGGCGGCTATGCCGTCGGTGCGCTAAGCTATCGGATAGGAGGGAAGTGA
- a CDS encoding sugar ABC transporter permease, with translation MRHVRFTLQRKSVLMGMLFTLPWLIGFIFLFAVPLAQSFQFSLHELKLGESGLELEYLGWDNYKNAFYVHATFNRILTESVIGMAVNVPLIIFFSLFIATVLNQRFRGRSIARMIFFLPVIVSTGVISSLGWADYMSQAIGQTLAEGGFSSLGSFELKGILYDMGMNRGLVNYLADAVDRIYDIISSSGVQILIFLAGLQSIPPSLYEASRIEGATGYENFWKITFPMMAPLILTNVIYTIIDSFLNSRMASLLKETSFKLFDFGLSAAMSWIYFGVIVLLLGLFTAVISRRAFYYDS, from the coding sequence ATGCGTCATGTCCGTTTCACTCTTCAGCGCAAGAGTGTGCTGATGGGCATGCTGTTTACGCTGCCGTGGCTGATCGGATTCATTTTCCTCTTTGCTGTCCCGCTGGCCCAATCTTTTCAATTCAGCCTGCATGAGCTCAAGCTGGGGGAAAGCGGCCTAGAGCTTGAATATTTGGGTTGGGACAACTACAAGAACGCCTTCTACGTCCATGCGACGTTCAACCGAATACTGACCGAGTCGGTCATCGGAATGGCTGTGAACGTACCGCTTATCATCTTTTTCAGCCTGTTTATCGCCACCGTGCTGAACCAGAGGTTCAGGGGCCGGTCGATCGCGCGCATGATTTTCTTCCTGCCGGTTATCGTGTCCACCGGCGTCATCTCCAGCCTGGGATGGGCCGATTACATGTCACAGGCGATCGGGCAGACGCTCGCTGAGGGCGGCTTCAGCAGTCTCGGCAGCTTCGAGCTGAAAGGCATCCTGTACGATATGGGCATGAACCGGGGGCTCGTCAATTATTTGGCGGACGCAGTCGATCGAATCTATGACATCATCAGCTCGTCCGGCGTGCAAATTCTCATTTTTTTGGCAGGGCTACAGTCGATCCCCCCGTCTCTCTATGAGGCATCGCGAATCGAGGGCGCCACAGGGTACGAGAATTTCTGGAAAATTACATTTCCGATGATGGCGCCGCTCATCCTGACCAACGTGATCTATACGATCATCGACTCGTTCCTGAACAGCCGGATGGCCAGCCTACTGAAGGAAACGTCGTTCAAGCTGTTTGATTTCGGCTTGAGCGCTGCAATGTCCTGGATCTATTTCGGCGTCATCGTGCTGCTGCTTGGTTTGTTCACGGCCGTCATTTCACGCAGGGCGTTTTATTACGATTCATAG
- a CDS encoding carbohydrate ABC transporter permease: MLVTAAGKIKAWSWALFRTVLVMGIGYVILYPILLKISLALRGKEDIYDQTIIWFPKHATLDNLAFVLDKMNYMDALLNTIGISAMAAVLQTASCALAGYGFGRLKYPGQGLLFMLVVFTIIVPPQTIMIPTYMHFRYFDPLGLVELFTGRPGVSLLDTHWPFVLSSITATGLKNGLYIYIFKQFFRSLPGELEEAALVDGAGIFKTFYRVMLPNAMPAIITVVLFSFVWQYNDSFYVSMYLTDTKVLSMQLASLPGLLAADSPEYMLTSIRLNAGTVLVIIPLMIFYLFLQKHFVEGVERSGIVG, translated from the coding sequence ATGCTTGTAACAGCCGCCGGCAAAATCAAGGCTTGGTCATGGGCATTGTTCCGCACAGTCCTCGTGATGGGCATCGGCTATGTCATCTTGTATCCGATCCTGTTGAAAATTTCACTTGCCCTTCGGGGAAAAGAAGATATTTACGATCAAACGATCATTTGGTTTCCGAAGCATGCCACCCTCGACAATCTGGCGTTCGTGCTAGACAAAATGAATTACATGGATGCGCTGCTCAATACAATCGGCATCTCGGCCATGGCTGCCGTCCTGCAGACGGCTTCCTGCGCCCTGGCGGGTTACGGCTTCGGGCGCTTGAAGTATCCTGGGCAAGGCCTCCTATTTATGCTCGTTGTCTTCACGATCATCGTCCCGCCGCAGACGATTATGATTCCGACGTACATGCATTTTCGGTATTTCGATCCGTTGGGGCTTGTAGAGCTGTTTACCGGCAGACCGGGTGTCAGCCTGCTTGATACCCATTGGCCGTTTGTCTTGTCGTCCATTACGGCGACGGGGCTAAAAAACGGGCTTTACATTTATATTTTCAAGCAATTTTTCCGCTCACTTCCCGGAGAACTAGAGGAGGCCGCTCTCGTGGACGGCGCAGGTATATTCAAAACTTTCTATCGGGTTATGCTGCCGAACGCGATGCCGGCGATCATCACCGTCGTGTTGTTCTCATTCGTCTGGCAGTATAACGATTCATTCTACGTTTCGATGTATTTGACGGATACAAAAGTGCTGTCGATGCAGCTTGCGTCTTTGCCCGGTTTGCTGGCTGCGGACTCGCCCGAATATATGCTGACCTCTATTCGGTTGAATGCGGGCACCGTACTGGTGATCATTCCGTTGATGATCTTCTACTTGTTCTTGCAGAAGCATTTCGTCGAAGGAGTCGAACGCTCGGGCATCGTCGGCTGA
- a CDS encoding DUF4855 domain-containing protein, producing MFTKKNGFILTIITVMLFTLTPSALAQEETETPRNLAAESSYQFSAAPNESYPDSGNELTDGVYEPLEYVNPGWQGHLRGITREVVFDLQDFKSINAIKAHFMQDSNAGIFYPVTVSMYVSDDGQNWGTLAHRNTQIPLWEPGPATEQFYIWDAAADGLPHPNKNASSAYARYVKITFTTQTWTFLDEIEIWGKDGKAKHAVRIKHEEPAYLEPGKDTNGIRDLVLLYNGWYPNGEGIWTKDKIIPYISYVDQQGEPTDWFYDGVLYLGLLTPGGERNFGSTALFEDWQWYLDTTFGADGDMKHLNDATAEVGQKLGDPKHRTKVVLMIPNPDTATTDFGDVDGDGISENFNPDQVGAEAALHNRQKAVSWYMDQVKQRWSAAGYSNLELSGMYWLAESAWLGEQFDEPLIRYTSDLVHSNHKQKFFWIPHFYANGSFAKEQLGFDAVALQPNHFFNETEATRLEDAAGLARQYGIGVEFETDERMNTDQEMRKRFIEYLNGGVDYGYMTRAFKAYYQGNTSLLDSSRSSDPTVRSNYDFMYQFVKGTYVKQTVPDPAE from the coding sequence ATGTTTACGAAAAAAAATGGATTTATACTCACGATCATTACCGTCATGCTGTTTACCCTTACTCCAAGTGCACTGGCCCAAGAAGAAACTGAAACACCAAGGAATCTGGCGGCTGAATCAAGCTATCAGTTCTCCGCGGCTCCGAATGAAAGTTACCCTGACTCCGGAAACGAGTTGACCGATGGGGTATACGAGCCTTTGGAATATGTGAATCCCGGCTGGCAGGGACATCTTCGCGGTATCACAAGAGAAGTGGTGTTCGATTTGCAGGATTTCAAATCCATTAACGCCATCAAAGCGCATTTTATGCAGGACAGCAATGCGGGAATATTTTATCCCGTAACGGTTTCGATGTACGTCTCCGATGATGGCCAAAACTGGGGGACGCTGGCACATCGAAATACACAAATTCCATTGTGGGAGCCGGGACCGGCAACCGAACAGTTCTATATATGGGACGCAGCAGCGGACGGATTGCCGCATCCGAACAAGAACGCTTCATCGGCATATGCGCGTTATGTAAAAATTACGTTTACGACGCAAACGTGGACATTCCTCGATGAAATTGAAATTTGGGGCAAGGACGGCAAAGCGAAGCATGCGGTTCGGATCAAGCATGAAGAGCCGGCTTATTTGGAACCGGGCAAAGATACGAACGGCATCCGCGATCTTGTGTTGCTGTACAATGGCTGGTATCCAAACGGAGAAGGCATTTGGACGAAAGATAAAATTATCCCGTACATTAGTTATGTCGACCAGCAAGGTGAACCGACCGATTGGTTTTATGATGGCGTCCTTTACCTTGGTTTGCTGACCCCAGGCGGGGAACGAAACTTTGGCAGCACGGCTTTATTTGAAGATTGGCAGTGGTACTTGGACACCACGTTTGGCGCGGACGGCGACATGAAGCATTTGAACGATGCGACTGCAGAAGTCGGTCAAAAACTCGGCGATCCAAAGCACCGTACGAAAGTCGTGCTGATGATTCCTAACCCGGACACCGCTACGACGGATTTTGGCGACGTTGATGGCGATGGCATTTCGGAGAACTTCAATCCCGACCAGGTAGGCGCGGAAGCGGCTCTCCATAACAGACAAAAAGCAGTAAGCTGGTATATGGATCAAGTTAAACAAAGATGGTCAGCGGCGGGCTACTCCAATCTCGAATTGTCTGGCATGTACTGGCTCGCCGAAAGCGCGTGGCTCGGTGAACAATTTGATGAACCGTTGATCCGGTATACGAGCGATCTTGTCCATAGCAATCACAAGCAGAAGTTTTTCTGGATTCCGCATTTTTACGCAAACGGCAGCTTCGCTAAGGAACAGCTTGGCTTTGACGCCGTGGCTCTGCAGCCGAATCATTTCTTCAACGAAACAGAAGCGACGCGTCTCGAGGATGCGGCCGGGCTTGCCCGCCAGTATGGGATCGGCGTTGAATTTGAAACGGATGAACGGATGAATACCGATCAGGAGATGCGCAAGCGATTCATCGAATATTTGAATGGCGGCGTCGATTACGGATATATGACCCGTGCCTTCAAAGCTTATTATCAAGGCAATACTTCCCTTCTGGACAGCTCAAGAAGCAGCGATCCGACCGTGCGTTCGAATTATGACTTTATGTATCAATTCGTAAAGGGTACTTATGTGAAGCAAACGGTGCCCGATCCGGCGGAATGA
- a CDS encoding endonuclease/exonuclease/phosphatase family protein: MMVCTLQTLFHRHKRVRIAVVVAVCNAAVKLLAGFSTPALAKANVTSAVHEETVDLKVMTFNIWLGGGVVSFDQTAEAIRTAGADIVGIQEPGGNLAALAQKLGFYYAEGHNIMSRFPIINAHQREYVYIEVRPGKVVAMSNVHLSAYPYGPYDIRDGKSIHDVLSNEKKYHMAEMKSRFEVLPNLASRGLSVFLTGDFNVPSHLDWTNATKSNHFGVSIQWPVSAKLQQLNFRDSYREIRSNPVKHPANTWTPGENGQIGTNEVHDRIDFVYASGPSTTLGSKIVGENGPYSDIVLAPWPSDHRAIVSTFRAQLAPTPHLSDRVTICTDKPAYAQEETVLVTYTSASGSKDWIGIYQEGIIPGISNPSIVWKYASEGQQPNGTISFDSLSLSAGTYDAILLADDGYTELARTTFTIGSNAGR; this comes from the coding sequence ATGATGGTATGCACCCTCCAAACCTTGTTTCATCGTCACAAGCGGGTCCGTATTGCAGTTGTTGTTGCTGTTTGCAATGCAGCGGTGAAGCTGCTGGCCGGGTTCAGCACTCCAGCATTAGCTAAAGCAAACGTTACAAGTGCGGTGCATGAGGAAACGGTTGATCTGAAGGTTATGACCTTCAACATTTGGCTTGGGGGAGGCGTTGTGTCTTTCGATCAAACCGCCGAGGCGATCCGGACAGCCGGAGCCGATATCGTCGGCATCCAGGAGCCAGGTGGCAATCTTGCCGCGCTTGCGCAAAAGCTCGGTTTTTATTATGCCGAAGGCCATAACATCATGAGTCGGTTTCCCATTATCAACGCACACCAGCGAGAGTATGTTTACATCGAGGTCAGGCCGGGCAAAGTGGTTGCGATGAGCAACGTGCATCTGTCTGCGTATCCGTACGGGCCTTATGACATACGGGACGGGAAATCTATACATGATGTGCTGAGCAACGAAAAAAAATATCATATGGCGGAGATGAAGAGTCGGTTCGAAGTGCTGCCGAACCTTGCGAGCCGCGGACTATCGGTATTTCTTACGGGCGATTTTAACGTGCCGTCCCACCTCGACTGGACGAATGCAACAAAAAGCAATCATTTTGGCGTTTCAATCCAATGGCCCGTGTCTGCGAAGCTGCAACAGTTGAATTTCCGCGACTCATACCGTGAAATTCGCTCGAATCCGGTTAAGCATCCTGCCAATACGTGGACGCCGGGGGAAAACGGACAAATCGGCACGAATGAAGTACATGACCGCATCGATTTTGTGTATGCGTCGGGACCATCGACTACGCTTGGCAGCAAAATCGTCGGCGAAAACGGGCCCTATTCGGATATTGTGCTTGCGCCTTGGCCGTCCGATCATCGTGCAATTGTCTCCACATTCCGCGCGCAGCTCGCTCCGACCCCCCATTTGTCGGACAGAGTAACGATATGTACGGATAAGCCGGCATATGCTCAAGAAGAAACTGTGCTCGTAACATATACGAGCGCATCGGGCAGCAAGGATTGGATCGGCATTTACCAGGAAGGCATAATTCCGGGTATCAGCAATCCGTCGATCGTTTGGAAGTATGCAAGCGAAGGGCAGCAGCCGAACGGGACGATCAGCTTCGACTCCTTGAGCCTATCGGCCGGAACTTACGATGCCATACTGCTCGCCGACGACGGATATACTGAATTGGCGCGAACGACATTTACAATCGGGTCGAACGCAGGGCGATGA
- a CDS encoding AraC family transcriptional regulator, giving the protein MFRSTSWRIFVISGIFFAMTIIPLSLFLANRFSHYAYSQMGTFNQDRINEMAERVEYILAKLKWYSLTMYEDRTVQNWMYASADDLLQNASAMGVLTKYLSNEPYIETAYLFSFRKREVIDSKVGLIPFEEFADQPMLQRIERTPGAFLRYFDHQIGNKSYLALQLPSTPVQKNRDGYLVVLFDKKELQKHLISSGERADTLLTIVDDRGKWILGEQDERLEETIYNIQPGVKEGSFELNRAGGAAFVNYARMESSEWTIISVTEMKQFREKAGAFKTVIIACSLLLLIALLLVAYWNSRRFVGPFRRLADQLQRKLGVKGENDYGVIEQGVVMLRDHYPLIKTEYLRQWLLQGRLTDGARAAIVRESCLLDYEWLRLAVIKIDSYYEISERYDFVSRKLLKYAIGNIAEELLGTPERPIEVVDFGTDHLVVLVGTVSSLPDPELTKELKELSRQVTRHVKLDVTIAESSARRVHDDLRKVYDDMNELTLFKFVSGDDKIYVEQDFERYADLQAPIDSAVQESLIQTIRSGKEEKVLAMLEGVFTRLQTMKYTECQFQLKLLLFAIVKSFSKMMSIQSVEGIERHLRQFATLTEVREWLKDETGRIIRQLSDQKGFSRKEKLIGEIIEYVRYHTHDPMLSVDDIADHIALSAKYVRQLFHEQYGMPLSNFILNERLGKVKELLEQTSMQITEIAEQSGFQTKSHFFTAFKKATGMTPSQYRDSKASERLERTTRQMGGNSAN; this is encoded by the coding sequence ATGTTCAGATCGACATCCTGGCGCATATTTGTGATAAGCGGCATCTTTTTTGCAATGACCATCATACCGCTCTCGTTGTTTCTGGCCAACCGATTTTCGCATTACGCTTATTCCCAGATGGGAACGTTTAATCAGGACCGCATCAACGAAATGGCGGAGCGGGTCGAGTACATCCTGGCTAAGCTGAAATGGTACAGTCTGACCATGTACGAAGACCGTACCGTGCAAAACTGGATGTATGCTTCCGCCGACGATCTGCTGCAAAATGCCAGCGCGATGGGGGTGTTGACTAAATATTTATCTAACGAACCTTATATTGAAACCGCTTACTTATTTAGCTTTCGCAAACGTGAGGTGATCGACTCCAAAGTTGGGTTGATTCCGTTCGAGGAATTTGCCGATCAGCCGATGCTGCAGCGAATTGAGCGTACTCCCGGGGCCTTCCTGCGTTATTTTGACCACCAGATAGGAAATAAATCGTATTTGGCTCTTCAGCTACCCTCGACTCCTGTGCAGAAAAACCGCGATGGGTATCTTGTTGTCCTGTTCGACAAGAAGGAGCTCCAGAAGCATTTGATCTCAAGCGGTGAAAGAGCGGATACGCTGCTTACTATTGTGGATGATCGAGGAAAATGGATTCTGGGGGAACAGGATGAGCGGCTTGAGGAGACCATCTATAACATCCAACCGGGAGTGAAGGAAGGTTCATTCGAGTTGAACAGAGCGGGAGGGGCAGCGTTCGTCAACTACGCCCGAATGGAATCGTCGGAGTGGACTATTATATCTGTCACTGAAATGAAACAATTTCGCGAAAAGGCAGGGGCATTTAAAACCGTCATCATCGCCTGCTCGCTGCTGCTGCTCATCGCGCTGCTTCTGGTCGCCTATTGGAATTCGCGCCGTTTCGTCGGACCATTCCGTCGGCTGGCGGATCAACTGCAGCGGAAGCTAGGCGTGAAGGGGGAGAACGATTACGGCGTCATCGAGCAGGGCGTCGTTATGCTTCGCGATCATTATCCGCTGATCAAGACCGAATATTTGCGGCAATGGCTGTTGCAGGGCAGGCTGACTGACGGCGCCAGAGCGGCGATTGTCCGCGAATCTTGCCTGCTTGACTATGAGTGGCTTCGATTGGCTGTTATCAAGATCGACTCCTATTATGAGATATCCGAGCGGTATGATTTCGTCTCTCGCAAGCTGCTCAAGTATGCAATCGGCAATATCGCAGAGGAGCTGCTGGGCACACCTGAACGGCCGATCGAGGTGGTCGATTTTGGGACCGACCATCTGGTCGTGCTGGTTGGCACTGTTAGCTCCCTCCCTGATCCCGAGTTGACTAAAGAGCTGAAGGAGCTTAGTCGTCAAGTCACCCGTCACGTAAAGCTGGACGTGACGATCGCCGAAAGCTCAGCGCGGCGTGTGCATGATGATTTACGCAAAGTATACGACGATATGAACGAGCTGACATTATTCAAGTTTGTCAGTGGTGATGACAAAATCTACGTTGAACAAGACTTTGAGCGGTATGCCGATTTACAAGCGCCGATCGACTCCGCCGTGCAAGAAAGCTTGATCCAGACGATTCGCAGCGGCAAAGAGGAGAAGGTGCTGGCCATGCTGGAGGGGGTGTTCACGCGCCTGCAGACGATGAAGTATACCGAGTGCCAATTCCAATTGAAGCTGCTTCTGTTTGCGATCGTCAAGTCGTTCAGCAAAATGATGTCTATTCAGAGTGTTGAAGGGATTGAGCGCCATTTGAGGCAGTTCGCCACGCTTACCGAGGTCCGCGAATGGCTGAAGGACGAGACTGGGCGGATTATCCGGCAACTTAGCGACCAAAAGGGATTCAGTCGCAAGGAAAAGCTGATTGGGGAAATCATCGAGTATGTCCGCTATCATACCCATGACCCGATGCTGTCGGTAGATGATATCGCTGACCATATCGCTTTGTCGGCCAAATACGTCCGGCAACTGTTTCACGAACAATATGGCATGCCTCTATCGAATTTCATCTTGAACGAGCGGCTCGGAAAGGTTAAGGAGCTGCTGGAGCAGACCAGCATGCAGATCACCGAGATTGCAGAGCAGTCCGGTTTTCAGACGAAAAGCCACTTTTTCACCGCATTTAAGAAAGCGACCGGCATGACGCCAAGCCAATACCGCGACAGTAAGGCGAGCGAGCGGTTGGAGCGGACGACGCGGCAGATGGGCGGGAACTCTGCGAATTAG
- a CDS encoding ABC transporter permease subunit, translating into MERRKRFGWPIVRELSRNRYLYLLALPGIAFLVVFAYMPMLGHLLAFQNYRLSDGIWGSEWVGFKNFEFFFNGKDWLRVTLNTVFLNALFLLSGLGSAVVLAIFLNEIRNRLFKRITQSFIFLPYFISWLVVSMMALTLFSTSEGLINRALVALGYEGVDWYLSPGVWPYILTMISAWKMAGYNSIIFLAVITGISAEYYESARIEGASRMQQMLYITLPLMRPTVMVLALLGIGRIFYGDFGMIYAIIGDNGVLFPTTDVIDTYAFRALRQLGNFSMSSAVIVYQSCMGLVTILIFNAIARRVDADSRLF; encoded by the coding sequence TTGGAGCGACGGAAAAGGTTCGGGTGGCCGATTGTGCGTGAGCTGTCGCGGAACCGGTATTTGTACTTGCTTGCGCTGCCCGGCATTGCGTTTTTGGTCGTATTCGCGTATATGCCCATGCTGGGGCATCTGCTTGCCTTCCAGAATTACCGGCTATCGGATGGAATATGGGGGAGCGAATGGGTTGGATTTAAAAACTTCGAGTTTTTCTTCAATGGGAAAGACTGGCTACGGGTGACGCTGAATACCGTTTTCCTGAATGCGCTGTTTCTTCTATCCGGCCTCGGCAGCGCGGTCGTGCTGGCGATCTTCCTGAACGAAATCCGAAACAGGCTGTTCAAGCGAATCACGCAATCCTTTATTTTTTTACCGTATTTTATTTCATGGCTTGTCGTCAGCATGATGGCCTTGACGCTATTCAGCACATCGGAGGGACTGATTAACCGCGCGCTTGTCGCCCTTGGCTACGAAGGAGTGGACTGGTATTTGTCGCCTGGCGTATGGCCGTATATCTTAACCATGATTAGCGCCTGGAAGATGGCCGGATATAATTCCATTATTTTTTTGGCCGTCATTACGGGCATCTCCGCAGAATATTATGAGAGCGCCCGAATTGAAGGTGCGAGCCGGATGCAACAGATGCTCTACATAACGCTGCCGTTGATGCGGCCGACGGTGATGGTATTGGCGCTGCTTGGCATTGGCCGTATTTTTTACGGCGATTTTGGCATGATTTACGCGATTATCGGAGATAACGGCGTACTCTTTCCGACGACAGATGTCATCGATACGTATGCATTTCGGGCGCTGCGGCAGCTGGGTAATTTCAGCATGTCGTCTGCCGTCATCGTGTACCAGTCCTGCATGGGGCTCGTCACGATTCTGATCTTCAATGCGATCGCGCGCAGGGTGGACGCGGATTCAAGACTATTCTAA